The following coding sequences are from one Rutidosis leptorrhynchoides isolate AG116_Rl617_1_P2 chromosome 11, CSIRO_AGI_Rlap_v1, whole genome shotgun sequence window:
- the LOC139875829 gene encoding secreted RxLR effector protein 161-like, giving the protein MVGKLIYLTHTQPDIAHAVGVVSQFMHLPQIHHMEAVMRIIRYLKKTADHGVMFKRHGHLKTQIYTYASWAGEKGDRKSTSGFFTLVGGNLVAWRSKKQEVISLSSAESEFRGIAKGVIEALWIKKLLIEIGFPPNEAIQILCDNEAAIAISENPVQHDRTKHVEIDRHFIREKLDDEIISLPSIRSEDQLADILTKLGVVCFLH; this is encoded by the coding sequence atggtgggaaaactcatctatcttaCTCACACTCAAcccgatatagcacatgcagtcggagttgtgagtcaattcatgcatctACCACAGAttcaccatatggaagctgtaatgagaatcatcagatatttgAAGAAAACAGCGGATCATGGAGTTATGTTTAAAAGACATGGACACTTAAagactcaaatatatacatatgcaaGTTGGGCCGGAGAAAAAGGAGATAGAAAATCGACATCCGGATTCTTCACACTTGTTGGAGGTAATCTGGTGGCATGGAGAAGTAAGAAACAAGAAGTTATATCTCTTTCAAGTGCCGAGTCAGAATTTAGGGGAATAGCAAAAGGGGTTATTGAAGCGCTATGGATCAAGAAATTACTGATAGAAATTGGTTTCCCTCCAAATGAAGCAATTCAAATCTTATGCGACAATGAAGCAGCAATTGCCATTTCAGAGAATCCTGTTCAGCACGACCGAACCAAGCATGTGGAAATAGACCGACATTTTATTCGAGAAAAGTTAGATGATGAAATCATTTCTCTCCCATCTATCAGATCAGAAGACCAGCTAGCCGATATTCTCACCAagttaggtgttgtttgttttctcCATTGA